A single genomic interval of Calypte anna isolate BGI_N300 chromosome 3, bCalAnn1_v1.p, whole genome shotgun sequence harbors:
- the APLF gene encoding LOW QUALITY PROTEIN: aprataxin and PNK-like factor (The sequence of the model RefSeq protein was modified relative to this genomic sequence to represent the inferred CDS: deleted 1 base in 1 codon), which translates to GGEQPRSRTGLLLLLLLLLSPRPWPSALPPSPRPRGGEVAPRHLGAAVPHLPPYTWGLLPAASPPAAGESPVFKKKNQEAGVREGTIAHRVEVSCSSPLTEPIFSTQEIQGAAKMRKNCTTSRHLVLPSDGNENEQSKSIQRKRVLPSWMLEKDLLVQRISEPVVKGGSRMKKVQGREESNMESLKSEVSVRQKKRLASEEAIEDFEGEEQDQGKRSCLSIPVPSSQNTSGFPLESTMRNMEGNGKTGTKNPGSSLERNDRELHSKLSKRIGQISSKTNVIEETESKEQITGSTSQQAHWGRTSQNFAAQEGILESDANLDYKTEISADASEGSKQIKHKRTPCMYGTGCYRKNPIHFQQFSHPNDDDYQEIVTQKKDDNRPECPYGTACYRKNPQHKLEYKHSAPPVTGRGTRQQTSKSGRKAVEKDGANDDEPNEYDLNDSFIDDEEEECEPTDEDSDWEPSSEDKDNEDVETLVQEARRFVKTKK; encoded by the exons GGGGGAGAACAGCCACGAAGTCGGACGggtcttctccttctccttctcctcctcctctctcccaggcCGTGGCCGAGCgctctccctccatccccgCGGCCTCGAGGCGGGGAGGTCGCCCCCCGTCACCTGGGGGCAGCAGTTCCCCACCTGCCACCATATACCTGGGGCCTTCTGCCCGCGGCCTCACCCCCCGCAGCGGGGGAGTCCCCCGTTTTTAAG aaaaaaaatcaggaggcCGGTGTCAGAGAAGGAACGATTGCTCATCGTGTTGAGGTGTCCTGTAGTTCACCATTAACAGAACCGATCTTTTCT ACTCAAGAGATACAGGGAGctgcaaaaatgagaaaaaattgcACTACTTCCAGACATTTG GTTCTGCCTTCTGATGGTAATGAAAATGAACAGTCAAAATCTATTCAGAGAAAAAGAGTGCTTCCATCTTGGATGCTGGAAAAAGATCTCCTAGTGCAGAGGATTTCTGAGCCTGTGGTGAAAGGAG gcaGTAGAATGAAAAAAGTccaaggaagggaagaaagtaaTATGGAGTCATTAAAATCAGAAGTAAGTGTGcggcagaaaaaaagattagcTTCTGAAGAAGCTATAGAGGATTTTGAAGGTGAAGAGCAAGATCAAGGGAAAAGGAGCTGTCTTTCCATCCCTGTCCCTTCATCTCAG AATACATCTGGATTTCCTCTTGAGAGTACCATGAGAAACATGGAAGGAAATGGCAAGACTGGAACAAAAAACCCTGGAAGttctctggaaagaaatgaTAGGGAGCTGCATAGTAAATTGTCTAAAAGAATAGGTCAGATCTCCAGTAAAACAAATGTAATtgaggaaacagaaagcaaagagcaaaTTACTGGTTCTACAAGCCAACAAGCTCACTGGGGCAGGACTTCCCAAAATTTTGCTGCCCAGGAAGGGATTCTTGAGTCTGATGCAAATCTGGATTACAAGACTGAGATTTCTGCAGATGCTTCAGAAGGCTCCAAACAGATCAAGCATAAGAGGACGCCTTGCATGTATGGAACAGGCTGTTACAg GAAGAATCCCATCCACTTTCAGCAGTTCAGTCACCCTAATGATGATGACTATCAAGAGATTGTAACCCAGAAAAAGGATGATAACCGGCCTGAATGTCCATATGGGACAGCTTGCTATAG gaaGAATCCACAGCACAAACTAGAATACAAGCACAGTGCACCCCCAG TAACTGGAAGAGGAACTCGACAACAAACTTCGAAGAGTG GAAGAAAGGCTGTGGAGAAAGATGGTGCCAATGATGACGAACCAAATGAATATGACCTTAATGACAGCTTTATAgatgatgaggaagaggagtgTGAACCTACTGATGAAGATTCTGACTGGGAACCAAGTTCAGAAGACAAGGATAATGAAGATGTTGAAACGCTTGTTCAAGAAGCACGTAGATTTGTTAAGACCAAAAAGTAG